The Mesotoga infera region AGGCGGAACTAAGAGTATCTTCGCGTTGATCGATCTCGACGGAAATATCTTAAAACGCGACACTATTGCCACTGACCTTCTTCGCACCGAAAGGGGTCTGGTAGATGAGTTGAATGAGAGGCTTGAGAGTTACATAGAGGGAGTCGGAAAAGAGAAGGTGCTGGGAATCTCTTTAGGCATTCCCGGTACGGTAGACAGGGTTACGCAGAAGATAAAATACATGCCCTCCTTCGACATCGGCGATCTTGATCTCAAGACTCCGGTCGAGAAGAAGTTCGGTATTTCGACGCTGATCGAAAACGATGTTACACTTGCCGCCTTCGGAGAGTCATGGATCGGTTCTGCAAAGGAGTACAATGATGTGATTCTGGTTTCGATCGGA contains the following coding sequences:
- a CDS encoding ROK family transcriptional regulator, translated to MVSKLTEIRTSEILRIIREKKSTSRVQIAKLTGLSKPTISSIVNDLVKEGVVRENGLGQSKSSGGRKPINISFAKDYRNVLSVDIGGTKSIFALIDLDGNILKRDTIATDLLRTERGLVDELNERLESYIEGVGKEKVLGISLGIPGTVDRVTQKIKYMPSFDIGDLDLKTPVEKKFGISTLIENDVTLAAFGESWIGSAKEYNDVILVSIGTGIGSGIVINDSVYRGCVGGAGEIGEFVTDWST